One window of Nitrososphaerota archaeon genomic DNA carries:
- a CDS encoding DUF1616 domain-containing protein, with the protein MSEPTRRNGVIESGLRQTPRIYFRFVLTDPATTWFKLSMTVVGAYLISLSFPTNNLLSMYTRAITGAVILLLLPGLATQQLLSAGRSLHVVETVAFSIGLSVIITTFLSAIVNFSPAGLATTPIISTLILYTVSVSTFATFKEFQCLHTNTL; encoded by the coding sequence ATGAGCGAGCCAACTAGAAGAAACGGTGTTATCGAGTCAGGACTTCGCCAGACGCCCAGAATCTACTTTAGATTCGTTCTGACCGACCCGGCCACCACATGGTTCAAGCTGTCTATGACCGTTGTTGGAGCCTATCTAATCAGCCTCTCTTTCCCAACGAACAACTTACTATCTATGTATACTAGAGCAATTACGGGTGCGGTTATTCTGCTGCTACTACCAGGTTTAGCGACTCAGCAGCTTCTATCAGCCGGGCGGTCTCTGCATGTTGTCGAGACTGTGGCCTTTTCAATTGGGCTCAGCGTCATCATCACTACCTTTCTATCAGCCATTGTCAACTTCAGCCCTGCAGGCCTAGCCACGACGCCAATTATATCCACATTGATACTGTACACTGTATCGGTCTCGACGTTTGCTACGTTCAAGGAATTCCAATGCCTACACACAAACACGCTTTAA
- a CDS encoding DegT/DnrJ/EryC1/StrS family aminotransferase, translated as MQLDNLHIPFAMPYFDKEMEEAAIYSLRNEKYVLGESVFRLEEEFARYCGTEHAVSTSSGTNALQIALIAMEMRRNFGVLTPAMSFVASANCTIQAGGDPVFVDINPDRYTIDASAIESALTKNCAAILPVHLYGQPADMNEIMDIAARRNLKVVEDAAQAHGATYRTLKVGAIGDAGCFSFYPTKNMTVCGDGGMITTNDPKIAKISAKLRDCGRADRYTHDRIGYTSRLNTVNAAIGRVQLRHLDEWDRKRQKVAEKYYSRLKDVEEVKIPPHTNEDSTPVYHLYVIQTKRRDSLKEWLEASGVQCAVHYPTAIPLQPAYQGRYGFASGSFPVAEKLAENALSLPMFPSLQDNQIAYICEKIVEFYDQQQISSS; from the coding sequence GTGCAACTAGATAATCTCCACATACCATTCGCAATGCCTTACTTCGACAAAGAGATGGAGGAGGCTGCAATATACTCGTTAAGAAACGAGAAGTATGTGTTGGGTGAAAGTGTATTTAGGTTAGAGGAAGAGTTTGCGCGTTACTGCGGAACAGAACATGCAGTCTCAACATCCTCCGGAACAAACGCACTCCAAATTGCCCTTATCGCAATGGAAATGCGCCGTAACTTTGGGGTGCTCACTCCTGCGATGTCCTTCGTAGCTTCGGCAAACTGCACGATTCAAGCTGGAGGGGACCCTGTCTTTGTCGATATAAATCCAGATAGATATACAATTGACGCTTCAGCAATCGAGTCAGCATTAACTAAGAACTGCGCGGCGATACTGCCAGTCCACCTCTACGGGCAACCAGCAGACATGAATGAGATTATGGATATTGCAGCTCGAAGAAACCTAAAGGTTGTAGAGGACGCGGCGCAAGCTCATGGAGCAACATATAGAACCTTAAAGGTAGGTGCGATCGGCGATGCAGGATGCTTCTCATTCTACCCAACTAAGAACATGACTGTTTGCGGCGACGGCGGCATGATCACAACCAACGACCCCAAGATCGCGAAAATTTCCGCTAAACTCAGGGATTGTGGAAGAGCAGACCGCTATACTCATGACCGAATAGGCTACACCTCAAGGCTAAACACCGTTAACGCAGCTATTGGACGAGTTCAGCTCCGACATCTAGACGAGTGGGATCGTAAACGACAGAAAGTAGCTGAGAAATACTACTCACGACTCAAAGACGTGGAAGAAGTAAAGATCCCACCACACACAAACGAAGACTCCACACCAGTCTACCACCTATACGTAATTCAGACGAAGCGACGCGACAGCTTGAAGGAATGGCTTGAAGCATCTGGAGTACAATGCGCAGTTCATTACCCAACAGCTATCCCATTGCAGCCAGCCTACCAAGGCCGCTACGGTTTCGCTTCCGGCAGCTTCCCTGTCGCTGAAAAACTCGCAGAGAACGCGCTTAGTTTACCCATGTTCCCTTCACTACAAGATAATCAAATTGCTTACATCTGTGAAAAGATTGTTGAGTTCTACGATCAGCAGCAAATCTCATCATCATAA
- a CDS encoding rhodanese-like domain-containing protein translates to MRGVKREVMDLGISLVNPQWINARVTETRLIDVRRTQDYEAGHIPGAKSLPVTEFVKIVGRLKDAPEPDEFSNLMRHLGVCSNSPVVVYDDQRGVYASRLLWTLELYGHSNLHLLDRNFSTYAQDGGDTTQDEPEVPSGSFTARSGKRLMATMKDIQDVLHRGSGLVLDAGERMDFLNGHILGALNLSWQILVDRKRSFLPKERLKQIFKEHGLEKNTQIIVYCKDGMTSSHLYVALRLAGHDNVKLYSRGYAEWEETKQPVKAEFQELLNP, encoded by the coding sequence GTGCGCGGCGTAAAAAGAGAGGTAATGGACTTGGGTATCTCACTTGTTAATCCACAGTGGATAAATGCGCGTGTTACTGAGACTAGATTAATCGATGTCCGCCGGACACAGGACTATGAAGCTGGGCATATCCCCGGAGCAAAATCTCTGCCAGTAACTGAGTTCGTAAAAATAGTTGGGCGGTTGAAGGATGCCCCCGAACCTGATGAATTCTCGAATCTGATGAGACATCTGGGTGTTTGTAGTAACTCGCCGGTGGTAGTTTACGATGACCAGCGCGGTGTCTACGCGTCTAGACTGCTGTGGACGCTTGAGCTCTACGGCCACAGTAATCTCCATTTACTTGATAGGAACTTCTCAACCTATGCGCAGGACGGTGGAGACACAACTCAAGATGAGCCCGAAGTACCTTCAGGAAGCTTCACCGCCAGAAGTGGTAAGCGCCTGATGGCTACGATGAAAGATATCCAAGATGTGCTCCACCGCGGCTCTGGACTAGTGCTGGATGCAGGAGAACGAATGGACTTTTTGAACGGCCATATTCTAGGTGCGCTGAACCTATCGTGGCAGATACTGGTAGACCGGAAGCGTAGCTTCTTACCTAAGGAGCGTCTGAAACAAATCTTCAAGGAACATGGTCTCGAAAAGAATACGCAGATAATAGTCTACTGCAAAGATGGTATGACCTCATCACACCTTTATGTGGCGTTGAGGCTTGCTGGGCATGATAATGTCAAGCTGTATTCACGAGGCTATGCCGAGTGGGAGGAGACAAAGCAGCCTGTTAAAGCCGAGTTCCAAGAGCTCCTGAACCCGTAA
- a CDS encoding winged helix-turn-helix domain-containing protein, whose translation MMSTNIGIRRNIDKSKRNQYEVIANILETAVSCRRKTRIMYRCRLNYNQLQRYLDLAINHKLLESLPDKTYQTTPKGLRYLEVFEALSQSRKSFVKLLHRLDEMLAVPDLSNETLLEAQ comes from the coding sequence ATGATGTCAACAAATATCGGAATAAGAAGAAACATAGATAAATCGAAGCGAAACCAGTACGAAGTCATCGCAAACATATTAGAAACGGCCGTGTCATGCCGTCGAAAGACGAGGATCATGTATCGATGCCGCCTCAATTACAACCAGCTGCAAAGATACTTGGACTTGGCGATCAACCATAAGTTGCTGGAATCTCTTCCCGACAAGACCTATCAGACAACTCCAAAAGGGTTGCGATACCTTGAAGTGTTCGAAGCCTTGTCACAGAGCCGCAAATCATTCGTTAAACTCCTACACCGGTTAGACGAAATGCTCGCAGTGCCAGACCTCTCAAACGAGACTCTGCTAGAGGCACAGTAA
- a CDS encoding nitrite/sulfite reductase — translation MNPNISADVERVSNEVRRYKAGELGEEEWRRFRLQNGIYGVRFQKNIQMIRVKIPFGELTADQLRVLGETAEIFSTGIGHVTTRQDIQFYWIALEAIPEVLRRLGEVDITTREASGNTVRNVTACHLAGVCKKEQFDVTPYAKQVSRYLMRNPISQNLPRKFKIAFSGCGDDCVITGINDVGAIAVVKEVDGQKVRGFRIHVGGGLGTPPRVPYLIEDFTPAKDLLLTIEAVLRIFDRLGNRENTFRARMKFIIEQLGIDEFRRVVQKERWTLRATKAGDPEMQIESAEKEKENMRYIMVKQPNRSIESEAVDAGFARWFKTNVVKQKQEGFYAVTVMLIGGDITARQLSLLADAAEKYSNGLVRTTIRQNVVLRWIGSADLHSLYQDLKKADLASPGADTICDVVGCPGADTCNLGVTRSHRLAMKLSEHLAASDNLMLNEDFKGVSIKVSGCPNACGQHHVATIGFFGSAQRIKGKMVPHYHLVMGGKVYDGSVRFGDIMMMIPAKKVPEAVSKILDTYRAQRQDGESFQSWVDRLFSERGE, via the coding sequence ATGAATCCCAACATCAGTGCAGATGTTGAACGTGTATCAAATGAGGTTAGACGATACAAGGCTGGTGAATTAGGCGAAGAAGAGTGGCGCCGATTCCGTTTACAGAACGGGATATATGGCGTTAGGTTTCAGAAGAATATCCAGATGATCCGGGTAAAGATACCTTTTGGTGAGCTAACTGCGGATCAGCTCCGTGTCTTAGGGGAGACCGCTGAGATATTTTCCACTGGTATCGGGCATGTAACTACGCGTCAAGATATCCAGTTTTACTGGATTGCCTTAGAGGCTATTCCCGAAGTGCTTCGACGACTCGGAGAAGTTGATATCACTACTAGAGAGGCATCTGGTAACACTGTGCGAAACGTCACTGCCTGCCATCTTGCAGGCGTCTGCAAGAAAGAGCAGTTTGACGTTACACCTTACGCCAAACAGGTCTCCAGATACCTTATGCGTAATCCTATATCGCAGAATCTCCCGAGGAAGTTCAAGATAGCCTTCTCAGGATGCGGTGATGACTGTGTTATCACCGGAATAAACGATGTTGGAGCAATTGCGGTCGTGAAAGAGGTTGACGGCCAAAAAGTTAGAGGCTTCAGGATTCATGTAGGTGGTGGATTAGGTACACCTCCAAGAGTCCCCTACCTTATTGAAGACTTTACGCCCGCTAAGGATCTCCTTCTCACGATCGAGGCGGTGCTCCGCATATTTGACAGATTAGGAAACCGTGAAAACACATTCAGGGCGCGGATGAAGTTCATCATCGAACAGCTCGGTATAGATGAGTTTAGGCGGGTAGTCCAGAAGGAGCGATGGACTCTCAGGGCTACTAAAGCAGGTGATCCTGAGATGCAGATAGAGAGCGCAGAAAAGGAGAAAGAGAATATGCGGTATATTATGGTTAAGCAACCCAACCGTAGCATTGAATCAGAGGCTGTAGATGCTGGGTTTGCTAGATGGTTCAAAACCAATGTTGTAAAACAGAAGCAGGAAGGATTCTACGCAGTCACTGTAATGTTAATCGGGGGTGATATTACGGCAAGACAGCTCAGTCTTTTAGCTGATGCTGCGGAGAAGTACAGTAATGGTTTAGTCAGAACAACAATTAGACAAAATGTTGTGCTTCGATGGATTGGTAGTGCAGATCTGCATAGTCTGTATCAGGATCTTAAGAAAGCTGATCTGGCGAGTCCAGGTGCAGATACCATTTGCGATGTAGTAGGTTGCCCCGGAGCGGATACTTGCAACCTCGGAGTCACTCGCTCACATCGGTTGGCCATGAAGCTGTCGGAGCACTTGGCTGCGAGCGATAACTTAATGCTTAATGAGGATTTCAAGGGTGTAAGTATCAAGGTGAGCGGATGCCCGAACGCCTGTGGACAACACCACGTCGCGACGATAGGGTTTTTCGGCTCAGCTCAGAGAATCAAAGGCAAGATGGTGCCGCACTACCATTTAGTGATGGGGGGAAAGGTTTACGATGGATCGGTGAGGTTCGGCGACATAATGATGATGATACCAGCCAAGAAAGTGCCTGAAGCAGTCTCCAAGATTTTAGATACCTACCGAGCACAGAGACAGGACGGAGAATCATTCCAATCATGGGTTGATAGGTTATTCTCGGAGCGAGGCGAATGA
- the tfb gene encoding transcription initiation factor IIB (stabilizes TBP binding to an archaeal box-A promoter; responsible for recruiting RNA polymerase II to the pre-initiation complex), with amino-acid sequence MVVDTGGGELFCSNCGFVVKEKIEEIGPEWRAFSKEEKDDRSRTGIPTSLAMHDMGLATVIGYENRDAAGRSLPSSIRSTIERLRTWDGRSQVHEPVDRNLRQAFSELDRLTDKLNVGDAVIEKAAYIYRKALERGLVRGRSISALIAASIYAACRDTETPRTLKDVAAISNVKKKDIARCYRLLLREMDLKMPVVDPTKCVSRIASRSGLSEKTKRRALDILKKAGETKTSAGKDPMGLAAAALYVACVLEGENKTQKDVAEAAGVTEVTIRNRYKGLKAVLDI; translated from the coding sequence ATGGTTGTCGACACTGGTGGTGGCGAACTCTTCTGCAGTAACTGCGGCTTCGTAGTGAAGGAGAAGATAGAGGAGATCGGACCAGAGTGGAGAGCCTTCTCTAAGGAGGAGAAGGATGACCGAAGCCGAACAGGTATCCCTACATCGCTAGCTATGCACGACATGGGTCTAGCAACCGTCATCGGCTACGAAAACAGGGATGCTGCAGGAAGATCTCTTCCATCATCGATACGTTCTACAATTGAACGTCTCCGAACTTGGGACGGTAGAAGTCAGGTACATGAGCCTGTTGACCGTAACTTGCGACAGGCCTTCAGCGAATTAGACCGGCTAACAGATAAGCTCAACGTAGGTGACGCAGTTATCGAGAAGGCCGCATACATCTACCGCAAGGCGTTGGAGCGTGGTCTAGTCAGGGGAAGATCAATCTCAGCACTCATTGCTGCGTCAATCTACGCAGCCTGTCGTGATACAGAGACCCCTAGAACCCTGAAGGACGTAGCGGCTATCAGCAACGTGAAGAAGAAGGATATAGCAAGATGTTACAGGCTTCTTCTCCGAGAAATGGATCTTAAGATGCCCGTAGTCGATCCCACGAAATGTGTTTCAAGGATTGCTAGCAGATCCGGTCTATCTGAGAAGACCAAGCGCAGAGCCTTAGACATCCTGAAGAAGGCCGGCGAGACAAAGACCTCTGCAGGTAAGGATCCTATGGGTCTGGCTGCAGCCGCGTTATACGTTGCCTGTGTATTGGAAGGGGAGAATAAGACTCAGAAGGATGTAGCTGAAGCGGCTGGAGTAACAGAAGTCACCATAAGAAACAGATACAAGGGACTAAAGGCTGTCCTAGACATCTAG
- a CDS encoding nucleotide-binding protein, translating into MGRQNAGRTRRSNGRRSPENNGFQIHLPSGHGFSRLGSPERVTVLDATAFYAGVPYTSLATYYTTDSVVKEVSHRKAKSVSIEDLVEAGRLRIYNPSTRSEERVQAAAQRSGDFSSLSGADISVVALALELKERGSDVTVISDDYAVENLSSILGIKRVSVMTGGIKKVVEWLTYCPGCGKVFRDQGLQVCDVCGSTLKRKFKSGSGASQKTPQV; encoded by the coding sequence ATGGGACGTCAAAACGCAGGTCGTACTCGCCGTAGCAATGGGCGGCGTTCTCCGGAAAACAATGGTTTTCAAATTCATTTGCCGTCTGGACATGGTTTTTCAAGACTCGGCTCCCCTGAACGTGTAACCGTTCTGGACGCGACTGCCTTCTACGCGGGTGTTCCCTATACCAGCCTTGCAACATATTACACAACCGATTCTGTTGTAAAAGAGGTTTCGCACCGGAAAGCCAAGAGTGTTTCGATTGAGGATCTTGTAGAAGCGGGGCGGCTGAGGATCTACAATCCTTCAACTAGGTCCGAGGAACGGGTGCAGGCGGCCGCTCAAAGAAGTGGAGACTTCTCAAGTCTCTCAGGAGCTGACATCTCGGTAGTGGCTCTTGCTCTTGAACTGAAGGAAAGAGGTTCCGATGTGACGGTTATCTCTGATGATTATGCTGTTGAGAACTTATCCTCTATCCTCGGTATTAAACGGGTCTCGGTGATGACCGGAGGCATCAAGAAAGTTGTGGAGTGGTTGACATACTGCCCAGGATGCGGAAAGGTTTTTCGAGATCAGGGCCTACAGGTATGTGATGTCTGTGGCTCAACGCTCAAGAGGAAATTCAAAAGTGGTAGCGGCGCAAGTCAGAAGACGCCACAAGTATGA
- a CDS encoding NAD(+)/NADH kinase, with protein sequence MNVQMTKSERSVAVLTRKQYSEVSDVASLLMHHLNKVGFKVYTNISLKSGLVEYVESIKDMKQLKPDLLVSVGGDGTLLWVIREMDGDTPILGVNVGGRGVLAEVKPENVGQAVERLSKGEYVLEERFRLVASVGLTMLPPALNEVYMTRLSQIRTSTFTITVNGDTIQQKMDGLIVSTPTGSTGHSLSFGSPFIHPAVQALLLMPIAPINRLPSIILPVGPVEVVSNFDVALAIDGQEERVVHAQDKVLIKKHAQSARFIRFKGQGLQQLVNLGF encoded by the coding sequence ATGAACGTACAGATGACGAAGTCGGAGCGGTCGGTAGCGGTACTGACTAGAAAGCAATACAGCGAGGTCAGTGATGTCGCATCTTTATTGATGCATCATCTCAACAAAGTCGGTTTCAAAGTTTACACAAACATTTCATTGAAGAGTGGCTTAGTTGAATACGTTGAATCTATCAAGGACATGAAGCAGCTCAAACCTGACCTTTTGGTGTCTGTTGGTGGTGACGGTACGCTTCTATGGGTTATCCGAGAGATGGATGGTGATACACCGATTTTAGGTGTGAACGTCGGGGGTCGAGGAGTGCTTGCTGAGGTTAAGCCTGAGAATGTGGGTCAAGCCGTTGAGCGGCTCAGCAAAGGCGAGTATGTCTTAGAGGAACGTTTCAGACTGGTCGCTTCAGTCGGCTTAACGATGCTGCCGCCTGCCCTGAACGAGGTTTACATGACGCGACTTTCACAGATCCGAACCAGCACCTTTACCATCACAGTCAACGGTGATACTATCCAGCAGAAAATGGATGGATTGATAGTCTCTACTCCAACCGGTTCGACGGGGCATTCTTTATCATTTGGTAGCCCGTTTATACATCCGGCGGTGCAGGCGCTTCTGTTAATGCCTATTGCACCTATAAACAGGTTGCCCTCAATAATTCTGCCTGTTGGGCCAGTAGAGGTAGTGTCAAACTTCGATGTCGCATTAGCTATTGATGGTCAGGAGGAGAGGGTGGTACACGCTCAAGATAAGGTGCTAATCAAGAAGCATGCTCAAAGCGCTAGATTCATTAGATTCAAAGGACAAGGTCTGCAGCAGCTAGTGAACTTGGGTTTCTGA
- a CDS encoding molybdenum cofactor biosynthesis protein MoaE: MLESGIYSKERLDISTLVNDLLAEKHPENVGAIVTFLGIVKKSGLEGKEVDRIEMESYEEHASKTIQKICREVEAKYGATSVRIYHMIGKFKVGDPLVFVIVTAQNRSQAIPALEEAIHRYKTEPALWKKEVYVDETSQWISHA, translated from the coding sequence ATGCTGGAATCAGGGATATATAGTAAAGAGCGGCTTGACATCTCAACACTGGTTAATGATTTGCTTGCGGAGAAGCACCCAGAGAACGTTGGGGCAATAGTCACGTTTCTCGGCATTGTAAAGAAGTCTGGGTTAGAAGGCAAAGAAGTTGATCGAATAGAGATGGAATCCTATGAAGAGCATGCTAGTAAAACGATCCAGAAGATATGTCGAGAGGTTGAGGCAAAGTACGGCGCCACCTCAGTCAGGATTTACCACATGATAGGCAAGTTCAAAGTCGGTGATCCGCTAGTCTTCGTTATCGTTACAGCTCAAAATCGGAGCCAAGCAATTCCTGCGCTGGAAGAAGCTATTCACCGATACAAGACCGAACCAGCACTTTGGAAGAAAGAAGTTTATGTCGACGAAACCAGCCAATGGATAAGCCACGCTTAA
- a CDS encoding nucleotidyltransferase family protein — MTTSDRTHEHLDLNDMELEKVKTVIMCGGNGVRLRPLSLYIQKCMIPMPVSEKPLLEHILSLIRFHGLRDVTFLIGYKGEQIMNYFGNGDRFNMKIGYTKDREEVKGSGWALFNAFEQQSISKEDTILIYYGDVLSNVDLSDVLRQHRSTGAAATLVTSPSYHLPVGVVQTENGQVTSIIEKPHLQIQVGIGLMVIEGFTLHLLESLCKRMNNVDIMSNFMPSLMSHGYVGAYPTDAFWYDVGSLEKYEKLGQLPLEKLLTNGITVVQTQTI; from the coding sequence TTGACCACATCTGATCGTACACACGAGCACCTTGATTTGAATGATATGGAATTGGAAAAAGTTAAGACCGTAATAATGTGCGGCGGTAATGGAGTTAGATTAAGACCATTATCGCTGTACATTCAGAAATGTATGATACCGATGCCGGTATCAGAGAAGCCCCTGCTTGAACACATCTTATCGCTGATAAGATTCCACGGCCTGCGCGATGTTACCTTCTTAATCGGCTACAAGGGTGAGCAGATAATGAACTACTTTGGTAACGGCGACAGATTCAATATGAAGATAGGCTACACCAAAGACCGGGAAGAGGTAAAGGGCTCCGGCTGGGCACTCTTCAACGCGTTTGAGCAACAAAGCATCTCCAAAGAAGATACTATTCTGATATATTATGGAGACGTATTATCAAATGTAGATCTTTCGGATGTGCTTCGGCAGCACCGGTCTACTGGCGCCGCAGCAACACTGGTAACTAGCCCTAGTTATCATCTTCCAGTAGGTGTAGTTCAAACTGAGAATGGGCAAGTAACATCAATCATCGAGAAGCCCCATTTGCAGATACAAGTCGGTATCGGTCTCATGGTCATTGAAGGCTTCACTCTACATCTGCTAGAATCGCTCTGTAAGCGTATGAATAACGTCGATATTATGTCAAACTTCATGCCTAGCCTAATGTCTCATGGCTACGTCGGCGCCTATCCTACCGACGCATTCTGGTACGATGTCGGATCCTTGGAGAAATACGAAAAGCTTGGGCAGCTACCTCTCGAAAAGTTGTTGACAAACGGCATCACGGTAGTCCAAACCCAGACAATCTAG
- a CDS encoding hemerythrin domain-containing protein: MRERRFEFKDLIDVLQNEHREFDKQLRAMDEALTKGDNRKAGKTLLEMNRLFRQHTIDEESRVLKMLIDRYGREGSHNDIETMHEHQTIFSKIEELAGMANLSPNERASKKAELDRLLRQHFDNEEKNIFPKALHSFKDLEEVT; encoded by the coding sequence ATGCGTGAGAGAAGATTTGAATTCAAGGATCTTATCGACGTACTTCAAAATGAGCATCGAGAGTTTGATAAGCAGTTGAGGGCGATGGACGAAGCTCTCACAAAAGGCGATAATAGGAAGGCCGGCAAGACGCTTCTAGAGATGAATCGCCTTTTTCGTCAGCACACCATTGATGAAGAGTCAAGAGTGTTGAAGATGCTTATTGACAGATACGGGCGTGAAGGGAGCCACAACGATATTGAAACCATGCATGAACATCAAACCATCTTCAGCAAGATTGAAGAGTTAGCAGGAATGGCTAACCTATCTCCTAATGAACGCGCATCAAAGAAGGCGGAGCTAGATAGACTTCTCAGGCAGCATTTCGATAATGAAGAGAAAAACATTTTTCCTAAAGCGCTTCACTCATTTAAGGATCTGGAAGAAGTCACTTAA
- a CDS encoding winged helix-turn-helix domain-containing protein has translation MLSQALEGKTKTNIMYDANLNYGQLQKYLPIFVSKGLIKISKQNGRVIYITTEKGKQFLDLYDGINELL, from the coding sequence GTGCTGTCTCAAGCGCTGGAAGGAAAAACCAAAACAAACATCATGTACGATGCTAATTTGAACTACGGCCAGTTACAGAAGTATCTACCAATCTTTGTCAGCAAAGGGCTGATAAAAATATCTAAGCAGAATGGACGCGTGATCTACATAACGACAGAAAAAGGCAAGCAATTCTTGGACCTCTACGACGGTATTAACGAGCTGCTGTGA